In Trichoderma atroviride chromosome 2, complete sequence, one DNA window encodes the following:
- a CDS encoding uncharacterized protein (BUSCO:EOG092D0PZY~CAZy:GH37) produces MSSASGHRSRGSEEYGVFDDAKTYYASEERHSNRYGVRTRTYSQNSLVKQLERMGAQEPFRRGSHDESTIEMGRRFLVQVDATLEILKNQEDTDGNMQITIEDNGPKVISLRTAASAGYNRFEVRGTYMLSNLLQELTLAKEYGRKQIILDEARLNENPVDRLSRLIRDHFWDGLTRRIDASSIEIAARDPKDWTDDPRPRIYVPVGAPEQYEYYTKVAADRPELRLDVQLLPEKITPELIRDMNDKPGLLAVAVEKAEEEDEQGNVVHTLKGLPFVVPGGRFNELYGWDSYMESLGLLIHERVDLAKAMVLNFCFCIEHYGKILNATRSYYLGRSQPPFLTDMALRVYEKIKHEPDSKEFLRRAILAAIKEYHSVWTCEPRLDPVTGLSRYRPEGLGVPPETEASHFVHILKPYIEKHKMEFKDFVRAYNYGEIQEPELDAYFLHDRAVRESGHDTSYRLEGVCADLATIDLNSLLFKYETDIARTIRSLFGDKLTIPAEFCQGTPYQPGETVSSAVWDRRAKRRKLTMDKLMWNEEEGMFFDYDTANRKRCTYETATTLWALWAGLASPKQAADLVKKGLPRFEMFGGLVAGTEKSRGEIGLERPNRQWDYPYGWAPQQMLAWTGLLRYSFTEEAERLAYKWLFMITKAFVDFNGVVVEKYDVTRPIDPHRVDAEYGNQGLDFKGVAKEGFGWVNASYVYGLQIVNAHMRRALGTLTPYETFIKAIELNNERALANLTL; encoded by the exons ATGTCAAGCGCATCAGGCCACCGCTCACGCGGTTCTGAGGAGTACGGGGTTTTCGACGATGCGAAGACGTACTATGCCTCAGAGGAGCGGCATAGCAACCGCTATGGAGTGCGGACCCGAACCTACTCCCAG AATAGCTTGgtgaagcagctggagaggATGGGGGCTCAGGAGCCGTTCAGACGTGGAAGCCATG ATGAGAGCACTATAGAGATGGGCCGTCGCTTTCTCGTGCAGGTTGACGCCACATTGGAAATTCTGAAGAACCAAGAAGACACCGACGGAAACATGCAGATCACGATTGAGGATAACGGCCCCAAAGTCATTTCCCTGAGAACTGCTGCCTCGGCTGGTTACAACCGATTCGAAGTCCGAGGAACGTACATGCTGTCGAATCTCTTGCAGGAATTGACATTGGCAAAGGAGTATGGGCGGAAGCAAATCATCCTTGATGAAGCTCGCCTGAATGAGAACCCTGTTGACCGTTTATCCCGCCTTATCCGAGATCACTTCTGGGATGGCCTTACACGGCGAATCGATGCTTCGAGTATTGAGATTGCTGCTCGTGATCCCAAGGATTGGACGGATGATCCCCGCCCGAGAATCTACGTTCCTGTTGGAGCCCCTGAGCAGTATGAATACTATACAAAGGTTGCTGCCGATAGACCGGAACTCCGCCTTGATGTTCAGCTTTTGCCGGAGAAGATTACTCCGGAGCTGATTCGAGACATGAATGACAAGCCTGGTCTCTTGGCCGTGGCCGTAGAGAaggcggaagaggaggatgaacAGGGCAATGTGGTGCACACTTTGAAGGGCTTGCCATTTGTTGTTCCTGGTGGCCGTTTCAACGAACTCTACGGCTGGGATAGCTACATGGAGTCTCTCGGCTTGCTGATCCACGAGAGAGTCGATTTAGCCAAGGCAATGGTCCTCAACTTTTGCTTCTGTATCGAGCATTATGGCAAAATTCTCAATGCCACTCGATCGTACTACCTTGGTCGATCGCAACCCCCTTTTCTGACGGATATGGCTCTTCGAGTGTACGAAAAGATCAAGCATGAGCCTGATTCAAAGGAATTCTTGAGACGAGCGATCCTTGCAGCCATCAAGGAGTACCATAGTGTCTGGACCTGCGAGCCTAGACTGGACCCTGTGACGGGTCTTTCGAGATACAGACCAGAGGGCCTCGGCGTGCCTCCTGAGACAGAAGCTAGCCATTTCGTTCACATCTTGAAACCATACATTGAGAAGCATAAGATGGAGTTCAAAGACTTTGTCCGAGCTTACAACTACGGAGAGATCCAGGAGCCCGAGTTGGACGCATACTTTTTGCACGACCGCGCAGTGCGCGAATCTGGTCATGACACATCGTACCGTCTCGAAGGCGTCTGTGCTGACCTCGCTACAATTGATCTGAACTCTCTACTTTTTAAATATGAGACGGATATCGCACGAACCATCCGAAGTCTCTTTGGCGATAAGCTGACAATTCCAGCCGAGTTCTGTCAGGGAACGCCGTACCAGCCCGGCGAGACAGTCTCCTCGGCAGTCTGGGACCGACGCGCGAAGCGGAGAAAGCTGACAATGGACAAACTGATGTGgaatgaagaggagggcATGTTCTTTGACTACGACACAGCCAACAGAAAGAGGTGTACGTACGAGACTGCTACAACCTTGTGGGCACTTTGGGCTGGACTTGCATCGCCTAAGCAGGCTGCCGATTTGGTGAAGAAGGGCCTGCCTCGGTTCGAGATGTTTGGAGGCCTGGTAGCAGGAACGGAGAAATCTCGGGGTGAAATTGGGCTGGAACGCCCGAATCGACAATGGGATTACCCGTACGGCTGGGCCccgcagcagatgctggctTGGACAGGTCTGCTTCGGTACAGCTTCACTGAGGAAGCCGAACGTCTTGCCTATAAATGGCTCTTTATGATCACTAAGGCGTTTGTTGATTTCAACGGAGTGGTGGTTGAAAAGTACGACGTAACGCGGCCGATTGACCCCCATCGTGTTGACGCCGAGTATGGAAACCAAGGCCTAGATTTCAAGGGCGTTGCAAAGGAAGG ATTCGGTTGGGTCAATGCCAGTTATGTTTACGGACTCCAGATTGTAAATGCGCACATGCGACGAGCATTGGGAACGTTGACCCCGTATGAGACGTTTATCAAGGCGATTGAGCTGAACAACGAAAGAGCCCTGGCCAATTTGACATTGTAG
- a CDS encoding uncharacterized protein (EggNog:ENOG41) codes for MAGGIWEAFFFEEDIRVMVRESGIAATKPIFPSYLLPSFKFTFPGRRRRSASSTSSTSSTSSDFSSGPGDGALSAVTTPNGSPPDGDSAITTLGNKISGRRLSRTAADTLRCSSCATDIAFTSQIISKGFTGRYGRAYLISPLADSANANAPSVSLLNVRIGKNENRQLVTGWHVVADICCGICSRKLGWKYVDAKEESQKYKVGKFILETERVVTHRSWEDVTISEGLELMDEMAEEEEEIARGKKDGDSQGHSEVEFDSEDDEECEAVFAGLWDAETAAKRRSRLGARPRPARDSSES; via the coding sequence ATGGCGGGAGGCATCTGGGAAGCCTTCTTTTTCGAAGAAGATATTCGCGTCATGGTGAGAGAGAGCGGCATTGCGGCCACAAAGCCGATATTCCCTAGTTACTTGCTTCCGAGCTTCAAGTTCACTTTCCCAGgacgtcgccgccgctctgCATCCTCGACATCCTCAACATCTTCCACATCGTCGGACTTCTCTAGCGGTCCTGGCGATGGCGCTTTATCAGCAGTGACCACGCCGAATGGCTCTCCTCCCGACGGCGATTCTGCAATCACTACACTGGGAAACAAAATCTCTGGTCGACGACTCTCCCGGACAGCGGCAGATacgctgcgctgctcgagCTGTGCTACCGACATTGCATTCACCTCGCAGATTATTTCCAAGGGGTTCACTGGTCGCTATGGCCGCGCGTACTTGATCTCCCCTCTAGCAGACTCGGCGAATGCAAATGCGCCATCCGTGTCGCTGCTCAACGTCCGCATTGGCAAGAACGAGAATCGCCAGCTTGTCACTGGATGGCATGTCGTGGCAGATATTTGCTGCGGAATATGCTCCCGCAAGCTTGGCTGGAAATACGTGGATGCCAAGGAGGAATCACAAAAGTACAAAGTGGGCAAGTTTATCTTGGAGACGGAGCGGGTGGTGACACATCGGAGCTGGGAGGACGTCACGATTTCCGAGGGCCTGGAGCTCATGGATGAaatggcagaagaagaagaagaaattgccaggggaaagaaagatggcGACAGCCAAGGACACAGCGAAGTTGAGTTTGATtccgaagacgatgaagagtgCGAGGCTGTGTTCGCCGGCCTGTGGGATGCTGAGACGGCTGCCAAACGAAGGAGCCGCCTGGGtgcgaggccaaggccagcgCGGGACTCGTCGGAGTCGTGA
- a CDS encoding uncharacterized protein (BUSCO:EOG092D1J3R~MEROPS:MER0026471) has product MSSRQFWTRIRPFSSQLLQRPRIAAPSFRPYLTDSIRAHQARKMAPQLDSFFKQVDTSADAFIERLRKAVAIPSISAEDARRPDVVRMGHFLADELKALGAEVELRPLGKEPHRPHLDLPPVVLGRYGNDKNKRTILVYGHYDVQPAEKSDGWATDPFTLTVDDKGRMFGRGSTDDKGPVLGWLNAIEAHQKAGVDFPVNLLMCFEGMEEYGSEGLDDLIREEAKKFFADADAVCISDNYWLGTEKPCLTYGLRGCNYYSVEVSGPGADLHSGVFGGQAHEPMTDLVQIMASLVDSKGNINIPGIKEQVAPVTADEEKLYDTIAFTMGNLHESLGSTTTIHDETKPTLMARWRYPSLSLHGIEGAFASPGAKTVIPAKVTGKFSIRTVPDMDIDTTNAAVYKYVEEQFAKLGSKNSMKVWAQHTGKWWVASPKHWNFSAAAKAVERVWGVAPDFTREGGSIPVTLTFEEATGKNVLLLPMGSSTDGAHSINEKLDKGNYIEGIKMLGAYLHYVAEEPQN; this is encoded by the exons ATGAGTTCTCGTCAATTCTGGACGAGGATcaggcctttttcttctcaactACTCCAGCGTCCTCGAATTGCTGCTCCTTCGTTTCGACCCTACCTCACTGACTCGATCCGTGCCCACCAAGCTAGAAAGATGGCACCTCAACtcgacagcttcttcaagcagGTTGACACCTCTGCGGATGCCTTCATTGAGCGTCTGCGCAAGGCTGTTGCTATCCCTTCCATCTCCGCCGAGGATGCCCGCCGTCCCGATGTTGTGCGCATGGGTCACTTCCTGGCCGATGAGCTGAAGGCTTTGGGTGCTGAGGTTGAACTTCGACCGCTCGGCAAGGAGCCTCACAGGCCTCACCTTGACCTGCCTCCTGTTGTTCTTGGACGATACGGAAACGACAAGAACAAGCGAACGATTCTGGTTTACGGCCACTACGATGTCCAGCCCGCTGAGAAGAGCGATGGATGGGCAACCGACCCCTTCACGCTCACCGTCGACGACAAGGGCCGCATGTTTGGCCGTGGCTCAACCGACGACAAGGGACCCGTCCTGGGCTGGCTGAACGCCATTGAGGCCCACCAGAAGGCTGGTGTTGACTTCCCCGTCAACCTTTTGATGTGCTTTGAGGGTATGGAGGAGTACGGATCCGAGGGTCTGGATGACTTGATCCGagaggaggccaagaagttCTtcgccgatgccgatgccgttTGCATTTCTGACAACTACTGGCTCGGAACTGAGAAGCCTTGCTTGACCTACGGCCTCCGAGGCTGCAACTACTACTCTGTTGAAGTCTCTGGCCCCGGTGCCGACTTGCACAGCGGTGTCTTTGGCGGACAGGCCCACGAGCCCATGACTGATCTGGTTCAGATCATGGCATCTCTTGTTGATAGCAAgggcaacatcaacatcccCGGCATCAAGGAGCAGGTTGCTCCCGTTACTGCGGATGAGGAGAAGCTCTACGACACCATTGCCTTCACCATGGGCAACCTGCACGAATCTCTCggcagcaccaccaccatccaCGATGAGACCAAGCCAACCCTGATGGCCCGCTGGAGATACCCTTCTCTGTCTCTCCACGGTATCGAGGGCGCTTTCGCTTCTCCTGGTGCCAAGACTGTCATCCCCGCCAAGGTCACTGGCAAGTTCTCTATCCGAACTGTCCCTGATATGGACATTGACACTACCAACGCTGCGGTCTACAAGTACGTGGAGGAGCAATTTGCCAAGCTTGGCAGCAAGAACAGCATGAAGGTCTGGGCTCAGCACACCGGAAAGTGGTGGGTTGCCTCGCCAAAGCACTGGAacttttctgctgctgccaaggcagTTGAGCGTGTCTGGGGTGTCGCCCCTGACTTTACTCGTGAGGGTGGAAG TATCCCCGTCACTCTTACTTTCGAGGAGGCTACCGGCAAGAatgtcctgctgctgcccatgGGAAGCTCAACAGACGGTGCTCACTCTATCAACGAGAAGCTTGACAAGGGCAACTACATTGAGGGCATCAAGATGCTTGGTGCTTACCTGCACTACGTCGCTGAGGAGCCCCAGAACTAA
- a CDS encoding uncharacterized protein (BUSCO:EOG092D2Q2D), translating to MSSSVFFKFKSQKEPTRVEFDGTGISVFELKREIINKSGLGDGTDFDLFIYTDDNSEEYDDDTTIVPRSTTVIARRQPALKPGAGRAARYVSGKMPVAAKNAGRKEQLGKVSTSKPNSNAFSQMNDAMTEEDRMAAMFAAQSEQWSAQQEELSQQAPVFKPGAKRPANVPDHDPPNGYICYRCGNKGHWIQLCPTNDDPDFDNRPRVKRTTGIPRSFLQKVDKSVILAQTEGDESKRPSGIMVNAEGDFVIAEPDKASWEQFQAKAQSSSAAAKTAKAEDKEVQERGLECSIDKKMFIEPMKTPCCQKTFCNDCITNALIESDFVCPACQTEGVLIDDLQPDEEASKKIQDYIKEKEAAKVTPPSSPKAKSEEVANSSENVAGAEEADKVGLNKATDSEADRPKLEKTESQEEKLDSPATEVADSASKSPSTESKSLVLAPLAGDKKTEVVKAEDTASKKRPAEDFLENPKIPKGPRAMQNQSSQNTMNGNMMNGMPNMGMNNMMFNGGMGMMPNMMNMGMGMNMGMNNMGMGMGMPMMNMPMMGMQGFNNMNGGYGNMNGGYGMNNMGGMNGMNNMNGSNMNGNWGGMNNMGGMNGMGSMNGMNPMGGTGNMNGMNGGGMMNGYQNGGNFTQGGGDDDAYFRKPVNPHRHQNKQRRVRPSDYREL from the exons ATGTCTTCATCAGTGTTCTTCAAATTCAAGTCGCAGAAGGAGCCCACAAGAGTGGAATTTGACGGTACAGGTATCTCAGTCTTTGAACTGAAGCGTgaaatcatcaacaagaGTGGTTTGGGCGATGGCACGGACTTCGACCTGTTCATTTACACCGATGACAACAGTGAAG AGTACGATGATGATACCACAATTGTCCCCAGATCAACGACGGTGATTGCTCGACGACAGCCGGCCTTAAAGCCCGGGGCTGGGCGAGCCGCCCGATATGTCTCTGGCAAAATGCCCGTAGCGGCTAAGAATGCCGGCCGCAAGGAACAGCTAGGGAAGGTTTCGACTTCCAAGCCGAACTCGAACGCTTTTAGCCAGATGAACGATGCTATGACGGAGGAAGATCGCATGGCTGCCATGTTTGCTGCTCAATCCGAACAATGGTCAGCTCAGCAAGAAGAGTTGTCTCA ACAAGCACCAGTTTTCAAGCCAGGTGCTAAACGCCCAGCAAATGTCCCAGATCATGACCCTCCCAATGGATACATTTGCTATCGATGTGGAAACAAAGGTCATTGGATTCAATTGTGCCCTACCAACGATGACCCTGATTTTGATAATCGGCCCCGCGTCAAACGGACTACTGGTATTCCTCGATCATTTTTACAAAAGGTGGATAAATCTGTCATTCTAGCTCAAACTGAAGGCGACGAATCCAAGCGACCCTCAGGAATCATGGTCAACGCTGAGGGGGATTTTGTCATTGCTGAGCCAGACAAGGCGTCTTGGGAGCAATTTCAGGCCAAGGCCCAATCCTCTTCCGCCGcggccaagacggcaaaggcGGAAGATAAGGAGGTGCAGGAGCGTGGTCTCGAATGTTCGATTGACAAGAAGATGTTCATAGAGCCAATGAAAACCCCATGCTGCCAGAAGACGTTTTGCAATGACTGCATCACCAATGCACTCATTGAAAGCGACTTCGTCTGCCCTGCTTGCCAGACTGAAGGTGTACTAATTGATGATCTTCagcctgatgaagaagcatcaAAGAAGATTCAGGACTACAttaaagagaaagaggccgccaaggTCACTCCTCCCTCATCCCCCAAGGCCAAATCGGAGGAAGTGGCAAACAGTTCCGAGAATGTCgctggagctgaagaagcagacaagGTTGGGCTAAATAAAGCAACAGACTCTGAGGCGGACAGGCCGAAACTCGAAAAGACTGAGTCTCAAGAGGAGAAACTTGACTCACCAGCCACAGAAGTCGCCGACTCAGCGTCCAAATCTCCCTCAACCGAGTCCAAAAGTCTTGTCCTCGCTCCTCTGGCAGGGGACAAAAAGACCGAAGTAGTCAAAGCAGAAGACACTGCTTCAAAGAAGAGGCCTGCAGAAGATTTCCTCGAAAATCCTAAGATCCCCAAGGGCCCCCGTGCTATGCAAAACCAATCATCACAAAATACGATGAATGGAAACATGATGAATGGCATGCCAAACATGGGAATGAATAACATGATGTTCAATGGTGGCATGGGCATGATGCCAAACATGATGAACATGGGCATGGGTATGAATATGGGTATGAACAacatgggcatgggcatgggcatgccGATGATGAACATGCCTATGATGGGGATGCAGGGCTTCAACAACATGAATGGGGGCTACGGAAACATGAATGGAGGATATGGTATGAACAACATGGGTGGTATGAACGGCATGAACAACATGAATGGCAGTAACATGAACGGGAATTGGGGAGGTATGAACAATATGGGCGGTATGAATGGCATGGGTAGCATGAACGGCATGAATCCCATGGGTGGAACGGGCAATATGAATGGCATGAATGGTGGAGGCATGATGAACGGCTATCAAAATGGCGGCAACTTCACCCAAGGTGgtggcgatgacgatgcctACTTCCGAAAGCCGGTCAACCCCCATCGACACCAGAACAAGCAACGCCGAGTCCGGCCAAGCGACTACAGAGAGCTctaa
- a CDS encoding uncharacterized protein (EggNog:ENOG41), which translates to MASQTSSRASGRVSRDTGFPEPFDKWSNTTLPHPDADLSPNACISHDELAGDHALKRKRLSFLHRRHKHKRSLVDGLATPQTELLSSVLSLSLSHSRSSTSLRVQAEAPKLTSPSEASFQSKTGSESAESTKKDDETPPSSPDSVMHSPKKSNRFSKWRRS; encoded by the exons atggctTCTCAGACATCATCTCGGGCATCCGGTCGTGTGAGCCGGGATACGGGCTTTCCAGAACCCTTTGATAAAT GGAGCAACACCACTCTTCCTCACCCAGACGCCGATCTCTCACCAAACGCCTGCATCTCACACGACGAACTCGCCGGCGATCATGCCCTCAAGCGCAAGCGCCTCTCATTCCTCCACCGACGACACAAGCATAAGCGAAGCCTCGTTGACGGCCTCGCCACCCCCCAGACCGAGCTCCTCAGCAGCGTCCTGTCCCTGTCGCTCTCTCATTCCCGCTCCAGCACCAGTCTCCGTGTCCAGGCGGAGGCCCCCAAGCTCACGAGCCCTTCCGAGGCCAGCTTCCAGTCCAAGACGGGCAGCGAGAGCGCCGAGTCGACCAAGAAGGACGATGAGAcaccgccttcttctcccgaTAGCGTGATGCACAGCCCCAAGAAGTCGAACCGGTTCAGCAAGTGGCGACGGTCTTGA
- a CDS encoding uncharacterized protein (EggNog:ENOG41~TransMembrane:1 (o54-75i)), whose translation MSDTPRGVGHTDSIDSHDSAPSKPDKKKSRRPANTAFRQQRLKAWQPILTPKTVLPLFFVIGIIFAPIGGLLLYASTQVKEIRLDYSRCSLDAPNFDNGNGFGSMPSKDVDFTFKSSNTSVDPQWAVQSGVNITVNTGVHIKGNRCHLRFTIPENLNPPVLFYYQLTNFYQNHRRYADSFDVTQLSGTARSYGDIHDSKCTPLYGDTVDGVKKPYYPCGLIANSMFNDTFTSPELLNPPRSQGEPHRDVLYGEQHQHRLEQRQGSVQPNQVQA comes from the exons ATGTCCGACACACCGCGCGGAGTCGGTCACACCGACTCCATAGACTCTCACGACTCGGCCCCGAGCAAGccggacaagaagaagagccgtCGTCCTGCGA ACACGGCCTTTAGACAGCAGCGGCTCAAGGCCTGGCA GCCAATTCTGACCCCAAAGACAGTCCTGCCGCTCTTCTTCGTGATCGGCATCATCTTCGCTCCCATCGGCGGCTTGCTGCTATACGCAAGCACTCAG GTCAAAGAGATCCGTCTAGACTATAGCCGCTGCTCGCTCGATGCTCCGAATTTCGACAACGGCAATGGCTTCGGCTCCATGCCAAGCAAAGACGTAGACTTTACGTTCAAATCCTCAAACACCTCGGTCGATCCGCAGTGGGCCGTCCAGTCCGGCGTCAACATAACAGTCAACACAGGCGTCCACATCAAAGGCAACCGATGCCATCTGCGATTCACCATCCCCGAGAACCTGAACCCGCCGGTCCTGTTCTACTACCAGCTCACCAACTTCTACCAGAACCACCGTCGCTATGCCGATTCGTTCGACGTCACTCAGCTCTCGGGAACCGCCAGGTCGTACGGCGACATCCACGATTCCAAGTGTACCCCTCTCTATGGCGACACCGTCGACGGCGTCAAGAAGCCCTACTACCCGTGCGGACTTATCGCAAACTCCATGTTCAACGACACCTTTACCAGCCCCGAGCTCTTGAACCCCCCCCGGAGCCAAGGAGAACCACACAGAGACGTACTTTATGGAGAACAACACCAACATCGCCTGGAGCAGCGACAAGGATCTGTACAACCCAACCAAGTACAAGCCTAG
- a CDS encoding uncharacterized protein (EggNog:ENOG41~TransMembrane:1 (o39-60i)), translated as MTTGRYEIIIDDFFPTTEYRGTKSILITTRTVVGGKNNFLGIAYIVVAGLCVVLGVIFLASHLIKPRKLGDHTYLSWNNVPTAKPGAGGAMASGREIRPDA; from the exons ATGACTACGGGACGCTACGAAATCATCATCGATGACT TCTTCCCTACTACCGAATACAGAGGCACCAAGTCCATCCTCATCACCACCCGTACCGTTGTGGGCGGCAAAAATAACTTCCTCGGCATTGCCTACATCGTGGTTGCTGGACTCTGCGTTGTCCTcggcgtcatcttcctcgctTCTCACCTTATCAAGCCCAG AAAACTCGGTGATCACACCTATCTGTCATGGAACAATGTCCCTACAGCCAAGCCTGGCGCCGGCGGTGCCATGGCATCCGGCCGTGAGATCCGTCCCGATGCTTAG